In a genomic window of Drosophila takahashii strain IR98-3 E-12201 chromosome 3L, DtakHiC1v2, whole genome shotgun sequence:
- the Rgl gene encoding ral guanine nucleotide dissociation stimulator-like 1 isoform X2, whose amino-acid sequence MSQNVADSLPTWRLWGEEHEKNAIFTVYLKKVRYHRPTPTASNDSDDEISHLEWETVRVRFVKAATLARLVEALATDDGELESTFINVFLSTYRTFSTPKQVLSLLTQRYDALHEKHVEEVEQAQQNGQVMDPAYDPHASIHEQHKKTLVSALHVWLDGFPEDWHEDNLQQILAFATKRLKRSDLHIKVLNRLERLIRQSVYGNGGGGGGGGSEGNGLSWLSAAGSQQMQQFMIPTHYGSSYDLTDQFNGMYLAPMGGHGHIYRGPTHFLQAFRFPHVPVRHFAEQLTRMDTELFKRLIPHQCLGHTWARRDSGGSETVVATINQFNAVLFRVVSSILIDRLKPQERALNISRWIDIAQELRMLKNFSSLKAIISALNSNSIYRLSKIWEVLPKERMEVFTELANICSEDNNAWTLREVLKREGTAKNPDPGSDQGDRHLQKLILNLGTQTSHGTIPYLGTFLTDLTMIHTANPDYLTENKLINFDKKRKEFEVLAQIKLLQGAANTYNLQGDALFDHWFNSMPVFDEREAFELSCRLEPQPPAPRKSVVSTNTSLTNTTGSSTASIMGHRKTDSIHSNSSSGAGSQFYCELNSSTSSRHNSLDRDAHHQHASLMSASSSVSNLSLDSSNSGGRQSGKLTHSQSMGNGLKSHGNGTTNGGSPHINAQLVQPSSGTPQSAPDFYIIRVTYETDNIELDGIVLYKSIMLGNNERTPTVIRNAMLKLGLEDDPDRFTLAQVLPDKELVMPKNANVYYAVNTNYNLNFILRPRKEEGVAGS is encoded by the exons ATGAGTCAAAATGTGGCCGATAGTTTG cCCACGTGGCGCCTCTGGGGCGAAGAGCACGAGAAGAATGCAATTTTCACCGTTTACCTGAAGAAGGTGCGATACCACCGACCCACGCCCACCGCCAGCAAT GACTCGGATGATGAGATTTCCCATCTGGAGTGGGAGACAGTGCGAGTGCGCTTCGTGAAGGCGGCTACCTTGGCCCGGCTGGTGGAGGCGCTAGCCACCGATGACGGGGAGCTGGAGTCGACCTTCATCAACGTGTTCCTGTCCACCTACCGCACCTTCTCCACGCCCAAGCAGGTGCTCAGTCTGCTGACGCAGCGCTACGATGCGCTGCACGAGAAGCACGTGGAGGAGGTAGAGCAGGCGCAGCAGAATGGCCAGGTTATGGATCCCGCCTATGATCCCCATGCTTCCATCCATGAGCAGCACAAGAAAACCCTAGTCTCGGCGCTTCACGTGTGGCTAGATGGATTCCCGGAGGATTGGCATGAGGACAACCTGCAGCAG ATCTTGGCCTTTGCCACCAAGCGACTGAAACGTTCCGATCTGCACATCAAGGTGCTAAATCGTCTGGAGCGCCTGATCCGACAGTCTGTCTATGGgaatggaggaggaggtggaggtggtggCTCAGAGGGCAATGGTCTCTCGTGGCTTTCTGCAGCGGGTTCGCAACAGATGCAGCAGTTCATGATTCCCACGCACTACGGCTCTTCGTATGACCTGACGGATCAGTTCAACGGCATGTATCTGGCGCCAATGGGCGGTCATGGGCACATCTACCGCGGACCCACGCACTTTCTGCAGGCCTTCCGCTTCCCTCACGTCCCCGTTCGGCACTTTGCCGAGCAGCTGACCCGTATGGACACGGAACTCTTCAAGCGACTGATACCCCACCAGTGCCTCGGACACACTTGGGCCCGGCGGGACAGCGGAGGATCGGAGACTGTGGTGGCCACCATCAACCAATTCAATGCGGTGCTCTTTCGGGTGGTGTCCAGCATCTTGATCGATCGCCTCAAGCCTCAG GAACGCGCTCTTAACATTTCACGTTGGATTGACATTGCCCAGGAGCTGCGGATGCTCAAGAACTTTAGTTCACTGAAGGCCATTATTTCTGCACTGAATTCCAATTCCATATACCGCCTCTCCAAGATCTGGGAAGTGCTGCCTAAAGAAAGG ATGGAAGTCTTTACGGAGCTGGCGAACATTTGCTCGGAGGACAACAATGCCTGGACCCTGAGGGAAGTACTGAAACGCGAGGGAACAGCCAAGAATCCCGATCCGGGCAGTGATCAGGGTGATAGACACCTGCAGAAGCTCATTCTGAACTTGGGAACGCAGACATCGCACGGAACGATACCCTATCTGGGTACTTTCCTCACCGACCTGACCATGATCCATACGGCCAACCCGGACTACCTCACCGAGAACAAGCTCATAAACTTCGATAAGAAACGCAAGGAGTTCGAGGTGCTGGCCCAGATAAAGTTGCTCCAGGGAGCGGCCAACACGTATAATCTGCAGGGGGACGCCCTGTTCGATCATTGGTTCAACTCGATGCCGGTGTTTGACGAGCGGGAGGCCTTTGAGCTGAGTTGTCGACTGGAGCCACAGCCACCGGCGCCACGGAAATCGGTGGTCAGCACCAACACCTCGTTAACCAATACGACCGGCTCATCGACGGCCTCGATAATGGGCCACCGGAAGACTGACTCCATTCACTCCAACTCGAGCAGCGGGGCGGGATCGCAGTTCTACTGCGAACTGAACAGCAGCACCAGCTCGAGGCACAATTCCCTGGACAGGGATGCCCACCACCAGCACGCCTCCCTGATGTCCGCCTCGAGCAGTGTGTCCAATCTGTCGCTGGATTCCAGCAACTCCGGCGGTCGACAGTCGGGCAAACTGACGCACTCGCAGTCCATGGGAAATGGACTGAAATCGCACGGGAATGGCACCACCAATGGTGGGTCCCCCCATATCAACGCCCAGCTGGTGCAGCCATCGAGTGGAACTCCCCAGTCCGCTCCGGACTTCTATATCATCCGGGTGACCTACGAAACGGACAACATCGAGCTGGACGGAATCGTGCTGTACAAGAGCATTATGCTGGGAAATAACGAGCGCACGCCGACGGTGATCCGAAATGCTATGCTCAAATTGGGCCTGGAGGACGATCCGGATAGGTTTACTCTGGCCCAGGTTCTACCCGATAAGGAACTGGTAATGCCGAAGAATGCGAATGTCTACTACGCGGTGAACACGAACTACAACCTCAACTTTATCCTGAGACCGCGAAAGGAAGAGGGCGTGGCCGGAAGCTAG
- the Rgl gene encoding ral guanine nucleotide dissociation stimulator-like 1 isoform X1, which yields MNFTSRANCKCPHSQKHQQKPALIKSHTCAYQLQDLTGYNRALMPPLDNTDFSSAWRQVNNNTTSQSCAYHQQQQDTKDTKRQYHHHTCPRQRKKSLIPASEPAAHMCQKHTEPQQRRSRSASAKPRRNSSYHSYDDLDVSSAVLNAERKVVASLKYLCACTGATLRNLSKKTKDLHAKNYTYTKPTWRLWGEEHEKNAIFTVYLKKVRYHRPTPTASNDSDDEISHLEWETVRVRFVKAATLARLVEALATDDGELESTFINVFLSTYRTFSTPKQVLSLLTQRYDALHEKHVEEVEQAQQNGQVMDPAYDPHASIHEQHKKTLVSALHVWLDGFPEDWHEDNLQQILAFATKRLKRSDLHIKVLNRLERLIRQSVYGNGGGGGGGGSEGNGLSWLSAAGSQQMQQFMIPTHYGSSYDLTDQFNGMYLAPMGGHGHIYRGPTHFLQAFRFPHVPVRHFAEQLTRMDTELFKRLIPHQCLGHTWARRDSGGSETVVATINQFNAVLFRVVSSILIDRLKPQERALNISRWIDIAQELRMLKNFSSLKAIISALNSNSIYRLSKIWEVLPKERMEVFTELANICSEDNNAWTLREVLKREGTAKNPDPGSDQGDRHLQKLILNLGTQTSHGTIPYLGTFLTDLTMIHTANPDYLTENKLINFDKKRKEFEVLAQIKLLQGAANTYNLQGDALFDHWFNSMPVFDEREAFELSCRLEPQPPAPRKSVVSTNTSLTNTTGSSTASIMGHRKTDSIHSNSSSGAGSQFYCELNSSTSSRHNSLDRDAHHQHASLMSASSSVSNLSLDSSNSGGRQSGKLTHSQSMGNGLKSHGNGTTNGGSPHINAQLVQPSSGTPQSAPDFYIIRVTYETDNIELDGIVLYKSIMLGNNERTPTVIRNAMLKLGLEDDPDRFTLAQVLPDKELVMPKNANVYYAVNTNYNLNFILRPRKEEGVAGS from the exons ATG AATTTCACAAGTCGCGCCAACTGCAAATGCCCGCATAGCCAAAAGCACCAGCAGAAGCCCGCCTTGATCAAGAGTCACACCTGCGCCTATCAGCTGCAGGATCTGACGGGATATAATCGCGCCCTGATGCCTCCGCTGGACAACACGGACTTCAGCAGTGCCTGGCGGCAGGTGAACAACAACACCACCAGCCAGTCCTGCGCCtaccatcagcagcagcaggacacGAAGGACACCAAGAGGCAATACCACCACCACACTTGTCCGAGACAGAGGAAGAAGTCCTTGATCCCAGCCAGCGAGCCAGCTGCTCACATGTGCCAAAAGCACACGGAGCCCCAGCAGCGACGATCCCGATCCGCCTCGGCCAAACCGCGCAGGAACAGCTCCTATCACTCCTACGACGACCTGGATGTTTCGTCAGCTGTCCTCAATGCGGAACGAAAGGTGGTGGCCAGCTTGAAGTACCTATGCGCCTGCACGGGTGCCACACTGAGGAATCTCTCCAAGAAGACCAAGGACCTGCACGCCAAAAACTATACCTACACAAAG cCCACGTGGCGCCTCTGGGGCGAAGAGCACGAGAAGAATGCAATTTTCACCGTTTACCTGAAGAAGGTGCGATACCACCGACCCACGCCCACCGCCAGCAAT GACTCGGATGATGAGATTTCCCATCTGGAGTGGGAGACAGTGCGAGTGCGCTTCGTGAAGGCGGCTACCTTGGCCCGGCTGGTGGAGGCGCTAGCCACCGATGACGGGGAGCTGGAGTCGACCTTCATCAACGTGTTCCTGTCCACCTACCGCACCTTCTCCACGCCCAAGCAGGTGCTCAGTCTGCTGACGCAGCGCTACGATGCGCTGCACGAGAAGCACGTGGAGGAGGTAGAGCAGGCGCAGCAGAATGGCCAGGTTATGGATCCCGCCTATGATCCCCATGCTTCCATCCATGAGCAGCACAAGAAAACCCTAGTCTCGGCGCTTCACGTGTGGCTAGATGGATTCCCGGAGGATTGGCATGAGGACAACCTGCAGCAG ATCTTGGCCTTTGCCACCAAGCGACTGAAACGTTCCGATCTGCACATCAAGGTGCTAAATCGTCTGGAGCGCCTGATCCGACAGTCTGTCTATGGgaatggaggaggaggtggaggtggtggCTCAGAGGGCAATGGTCTCTCGTGGCTTTCTGCAGCGGGTTCGCAACAGATGCAGCAGTTCATGATTCCCACGCACTACGGCTCTTCGTATGACCTGACGGATCAGTTCAACGGCATGTATCTGGCGCCAATGGGCGGTCATGGGCACATCTACCGCGGACCCACGCACTTTCTGCAGGCCTTCCGCTTCCCTCACGTCCCCGTTCGGCACTTTGCCGAGCAGCTGACCCGTATGGACACGGAACTCTTCAAGCGACTGATACCCCACCAGTGCCTCGGACACACTTGGGCCCGGCGGGACAGCGGAGGATCGGAGACTGTGGTGGCCACCATCAACCAATTCAATGCGGTGCTCTTTCGGGTGGTGTCCAGCATCTTGATCGATCGCCTCAAGCCTCAG GAACGCGCTCTTAACATTTCACGTTGGATTGACATTGCCCAGGAGCTGCGGATGCTCAAGAACTTTAGTTCACTGAAGGCCATTATTTCTGCACTGAATTCCAATTCCATATACCGCCTCTCCAAGATCTGGGAAGTGCTGCCTAAAGAAAGG ATGGAAGTCTTTACGGAGCTGGCGAACATTTGCTCGGAGGACAACAATGCCTGGACCCTGAGGGAAGTACTGAAACGCGAGGGAACAGCCAAGAATCCCGATCCGGGCAGTGATCAGGGTGATAGACACCTGCAGAAGCTCATTCTGAACTTGGGAACGCAGACATCGCACGGAACGATACCCTATCTGGGTACTTTCCTCACCGACCTGACCATGATCCATACGGCCAACCCGGACTACCTCACCGAGAACAAGCTCATAAACTTCGATAAGAAACGCAAGGAGTTCGAGGTGCTGGCCCAGATAAAGTTGCTCCAGGGAGCGGCCAACACGTATAATCTGCAGGGGGACGCCCTGTTCGATCATTGGTTCAACTCGATGCCGGTGTTTGACGAGCGGGAGGCCTTTGAGCTGAGTTGTCGACTGGAGCCACAGCCACCGGCGCCACGGAAATCGGTGGTCAGCACCAACACCTCGTTAACCAATACGACCGGCTCATCGACGGCCTCGATAATGGGCCACCGGAAGACTGACTCCATTCACTCCAACTCGAGCAGCGGGGCGGGATCGCAGTTCTACTGCGAACTGAACAGCAGCACCAGCTCGAGGCACAATTCCCTGGACAGGGATGCCCACCACCAGCACGCCTCCCTGATGTCCGCCTCGAGCAGTGTGTCCAATCTGTCGCTGGATTCCAGCAACTCCGGCGGTCGACAGTCGGGCAAACTGACGCACTCGCAGTCCATGGGAAATGGACTGAAATCGCACGGGAATGGCACCACCAATGGTGGGTCCCCCCATATCAACGCCCAGCTGGTGCAGCCATCGAGTGGAACTCCCCAGTCCGCTCCGGACTTCTATATCATCCGGGTGACCTACGAAACGGACAACATCGAGCTGGACGGAATCGTGCTGTACAAGAGCATTATGCTGGGAAATAACGAGCGCACGCCGACGGTGATCCGAAATGCTATGCTCAAATTGGGCCTGGAGGACGATCCGGATAGGTTTACTCTGGCCCAGGTTCTACCCGATAAGGAACTGGTAATGCCGAAGAATGCGAATGTCTACTACGCGGTGAACACGAACTACAACCTCAACTTTATCCTGAGACCGCGAAAGGAAGAGGGCGTGGCCGGAAGCTAG